One stretch of Triplophysa rosa unplaced genomic scaffold, Trosa_1v2 scaffold139_ERROPOS793776, whole genome shotgun sequence DNA includes these proteins:
- the si:ch211-251b21.1 gene encoding probable glutamate receptor: MAPLGLIMFSSVLLAGVWAAGPKTLKVTSIKEEPYAMSKGSELEGFCIDLLSALSKKLDFKYSIQLVKDGRYGAMDDRGQWSGMIGEVIRGEADIAVAPLTVIAKREMAVDMSKPFMQTGLSFILRKDLLSEDSQFLSLLKLFSTDMWMGVLVAYLLTSVCIFLVARISPCEWEQPEKEQNSFTLSHSFWYTVGALTLQGAGPHPRALSGRVITAIWWLFSLVLLASFFASLSSWLHSDSQELSIKSFEDLANQNVVEYGTIKDSSSMSFFKNSNNPTHRRIYEHMQKAQSYSLNADEGFRKAQKGSYAFIGESVSLDLAVARYCNLTRAPEIIGMRGYSIAAPLGSPLMKNLSVAILSLSESGELDYLRSKWWASSCVARDGKSAPLKAGSLKGIFLLLALGLGLGLFIALMELATKSRSVAKSQQKSCCSVLSAELSQRFRGGDVTSAEEKSKA, encoded by the exons ATGGCTCCATTAGGACTCATAATGTTCTCATCGGTGCTGCTGGCTGGAGTCTGGGCTGCAG GACCAAAAACATTGAAGGTGACATCGATCAAG GAAGAACCGTACGCGATGTCTAAAGGCTCTGAGCTGGAGGGCTTCTGTATTGACCTGCTCTCAGCCCTCTCAAAGAAACTGGACTTTAAGTACAGCATTCAGCTGGTGAAGGACGGTCGGTACGGTGCGATGGATGACAGAGGACAGTGGAGCGGAATGATCGGAGAGGTCATCCGAGGG gaggCAGATATAGCTGTGGCACCGCTCACTGTTATAGCTAAACGTGAGATGGCCGTGGACATGAGCAAACCCTTCATGCAGACGGGCCTCAGCTTCATCCTGAGGAAAGATCTGCTCTCAGAAGACTCACAGTTTCTCAGTCTTCTCAAGCTCTTCTCCACTGACATGTGGATGGGTGTACTGGTCGCTTACCTCCTCACCTCTGTCTGTATCTTCTTAGTGGCAAG GATTAGTCCGTGTGAATGGGAGCAACCAGAGAAAGAGCAGAATTCATTTACACTCTCTCACAGTTTTTGGTATACTGTTGGAGCGCTGACTCTTCAGG gTGCGGGTCCTCACCCCAGGGCTCTCTCGGGACGGGTCATCACCGCCATCTGGTGGCTCTTCTCATTGGTGCTGTTGGCCTCTTTCTTCGCCAGTCTCAGCTCATGGCTTCATTCAGACAGCCAAGAGCTGTCCATCAAGAGCTTTGAAGACCTCGCCAACCAAAACGTCGTGGAGTACGGCACCATTAAAGATTCCTCCTCTATGAGCTTCTTCAAG AACTCAAACAACCCCACGCACCGCCGAATCTACGAGCACATGCAGAAAGCTCAGAGTTATTCCCTCAACGCAGACGAAGGCTTCCGTAAGGCTCAGAAAGGAAGCTACGCCTTCATCGGCGAGTCTGTGTCTCTGGACCTGGCCGTGGCCAGATACTGTAACCTCACACGAGCCCCTGAAATCATCGGCATGAGAGGATACAGCATCGCCGCTCCGCTAG GTTCTCCTCTGATGAAGAATCTGAGTGTTGCTATTCTCAGTCTCAGTGAATCGGGCGAGCTGGATTATTTGCGCAGTAAGTGGTGGGCGAGCAGTTGTGTGGCTCGGGACGGTAAGAGCGCTCCGCTGAAGGCCGGCAGTCTGAAGGGAATCTTCTTGTTACTGGCACTGGGTCTGGGTCTGGGGCTTTTCATTGCTCTCATGGAACTGGCCACCAAATCACGCAGCGTCGCTAAATCTCAGCAG AAATCCTGCTGCTCTGTGCTGTCGGCTGAACTCAGTCAACGCTTCAGAGGTGGAGACGTCACATCAGCCGAAGAGAAGAGCAAAGCTTAA